tctgctaatttccaaaatcacttccacatttttaggtatctttataatagtaccccactcccagtaccaattttctgtatttgtccattcccacagtgctataaagaactacctgagactgggtgatttatgaaggaaagaggtttaattgattcacattTCCACAGGcttacaggaagcatgactgggaggcctcaggaaacttacaatcatggtggaaggtgaagggaaagcaagcatcTTTCTCACATGGTGTCAGGAGACAAAGAGCAAtggaggaagtgccacacacttttaaaccatcagatctcatcagaactcattcactgtcataagaacagcaagggggaagtcagCCACCacgattcaatcacctcccaccagccctcTCCTCTCACATGtgtggattacaatttgacatgaggttttggtggggacacagagccaaaccatgttgCCTTACAAGCCCAAAGGGATTGGGATCCTATCTTTagccattttatttttggaggtggagtctcactctgttgcccaggctaaagtgcaggggcacaatctcagctcactgcaagctctgactcccaggttcacgccattctcctgtctcagcctccctagtagctgggactataggcacccaccaccatgtctggctaatttttcatatatatatatatatgtagagatggggcttcactgtattagccaggatggtctctatctcctgaccttgtgatccgcccaccttggcctcctaaagtgctgggattacaggcgtgagccaccgcacccagcctttttagCCTCTTTAAAGAGAATAATTGTCAGGCAAGAATTTTGTAACCTGCAAAACTAAGTtccataaatgaaggagaaataaagtcattttcagacaagcaaatgctgaggcaATTTGTTACTACTAGACAAACCCTACAAGGAATGctaggagttctaaatcttgaaacaaaaggtTGACATGCACCAGAATAGAACTTCTTGAAAGCATAAAATGCAcaggcctataaaacaataatacaatgaagaaaataaagtaggtAACAATTAACATGATGACTGAGAAAGTATCTCACATCTCGACATGAACATTGAATGTAAAcagcctaaatgctccacttaagatacagattggcagaatggaaaaaaaaatcacaaaccaagtatcttctgtcttcaagagattCACCTAACACATATGGATTCATATAAATTCAAGGTAAAGGAGTGGgaaaagatactccatgcaaatagaaatcaaaagtgagcagaagtagctatttttatatcagattaaacagactttaaagcaacaatattaaaaacaaaaaagaaagaaggtcaTTATACAATGATGAAAGAATCAATCCAACAAGAGgatattacaatcctaaatatatatgtccCTAActctggagctcccaaatttataaaacaattaccatTAGACCCAAGAAGTAAGACAGagagcaacacaataatagtgtgTTGTTATTGGGGACTTCAATAGTGTGTTGCTGTCAGTggggacttcaataccccactgatAGCACTAAACAGATCACTGAGACAGGAAGTCAATAAAgcaacaatggatttaaactataacAAATGGAcctgatatttatagaacattctacccaataaCTGCAAAACACACATTCTTATTaacacatggaatatttttcaagatagaccatatgataggtcacaaaacatgtctcaatacatttaagaaaatcaaaattacatcaagtaccttctcagaacacagtgcaataaaactggaaattaactccgAAAGGAACCCTGAAATcaatacaaacacatggaaattaaacaatcttcTCCTGAATGATTTTggggttaacaatgaaatcaagatggaaattaaaaaattctttgaaataaatgacaaTATTGACACAAGTTATGAAAATCTCTGTGATACAGATGTTGACTActatacatcacataaacagaattaaaaacaaaagccatataaTCAGttcaatagatgcagcaaaagtatttgataaaattcagcatctcttTAGGTAACCCCCAataacaaactaggcattgaaggaacatacctcaaaatgcCAGGAGGTgaataaaggccatatataacaaaccatcagccaacatcatactgaatggagaaaagttaaaagtataagttaaaagttaaaagcaaaagTTAAAAGGTTAAAGTTAAAAGTTCCAGTTCCTGagagctggaacaagacaaggatgctcactttcaccagaAAATGGGCATCCATTTTCTAGAATGAATGTCCTAGCTTGAgtaattagacaagagaaagaaaataaagggcaaccaacttggaaaagaggaagtcaaattattacTGTTCACTGATGATACAATTGTacacctagaaaactctaaagattccTCCAAAAGACTTCTAGATTTCATAAGCAAATTCAGtgaagtctcaggttacaaaattaacatacacaaatcagtagcagtactatacaccaacaataacCAAACCGAGAATCAAACCATGAACTCAGTcctttttacaatagctgcaaaacaaaATCTAGGAATATTTTTAAccagggagatgaaagatctctataaggagaactacaaaacactgccaaaagaaatcatagatgacacaaacaaatggaaactcatcccatgctcatgaattagaATACTCAATATTTTAAGAATGACCACATtatccaaagaaatctacagattcaaggcaatgcctatcaaaatatcaatactATTCTTCCcagaattagtaaaaaaaaaaaaaaaaaaaaaaacccaaaaattatatggaaccaaaaaaaaaaaaaaaaaaaaaaaagagcccaaatagccaaagcaatcctaaacaaaaaaacaaatctgaatgCATCATCtgacctgatttcaaattatactataatgctatagttaccaaaacagcatggtactgtacaaaattaaacacatagaacaatggaacagaatagagaacccagaaataaagctaaatatCTGTAGCTAATGGATCTTTGACAAAACATATGAAACTATAAATTGGGgaaaagacaccttatttaataaatgatgctggaaaaactgaatagcaatatatagaagaatgaaactgggtcCCTATCTTAtaccttataaaaaaattaactcaagggggattaaagacttacattgAAGAtctgaaataatacaaattctagaggataacctaggaaaaactcttctggacattggcctatgcaaagaatttatgactaacaccccaaaagcaaatgtaacaaacaaaaatacaaaaataaatggggtctaattaaaccaaaaagctctgtatagaaaaacaaataattaccaGAGctaaacaacccacagaatgggagaaaacatttgcaagctATCCATcccaaagggctaatatccaaaatctacaaggaactcaaacaaatcagcaagaaaaaaacaagcccattggcagatgacatgaatggacatttctcaaaagaagatgtacaaacacgaaaaaatactcagcatcactagtcatcagtgaaatggaaattaaaaccacagtgagataccattttaccctcaccagaatggctattattaaaaaataaaaaaacaacagatgttggcatggatgtggtgaaaagggaagcaTTCACTGtgggtaggaatgtaaattaggccAACCTTtacagaaaacagtgtggagatttcttaaagaactaaaagtagaaccacTTTTCAAttcaggaatcccattactgggtatctacctaaaaggaaagaagtcattatgtAAAAAAGACACCTGAAGATGTATGCTTATtacagcacaatttgcaattgcaaagttATGGGaccaatctaagtgcccatcgactaatgagtggataaagaaaatgtggtatatatacaccatggaatactactcaaccataaaatgaataaaataatgtattttgcagcaacttgaatgaagctggaggcctttattctaaatgaagtaactcagaaatggaaaaccaaatattgtatgtcctcataagtgggagctcaactatgttttttaaaaattttattttattttatttttgagacggagttttgctctgtcatccaggctggagtgcagtggctcaatcttggctcactgcaacttctgcctcctgggttcaagcaattctcttttctcagtctcctgagtacctgggactacagtcgtgtgccaccacgcctggctaatttctgtatttttagtagagatggggtttcaccatattggtcaggctcaaactcctgacctcaggtgatccactcgccttagcctccccaagtcctgggattacagatgtgagccactgcacctggcctggagctCAACTATGTGCAAAGGCaaacagagtggtataatggactttggagactcagaagtgggagCGTGAGAAgaggtaagaaataaaaaatgacatatttgttACAAcatacactgcttgggtgacaggtgaACTAAAACCTCAGACTTCCCCACTATGCTattcatttacataataaaaaaccACTTACTatccaaaaactattgaaataaaattaaaaaaaagaaataaacctattttaaaacaaaaaagaaaactctcagaGTTGCTGTTTATAGTTATTTACAACCACTTTCAaggaaatgttttgaaaaaaataatgagttgaTACGCATTGTGCAACACTACCCTTCACCCAATATTGCACTGATTGAGAAGTTAAGTATATACTATTATTATGTATGTTGTGCAGATAAGGATATcgaagcacagaaaggttaagtaagtTGCTCAAAATCACAGACTTAGCAAGGCCTAGGGCCAAAATCACTCTTAATTTCAGTACCCTACTTTCTTATTGATTAATAACAAAGTTACTgattgagaaaaatataaaattttaagaaaaaaagaaagaaaaatgagaggatTTATTGGATAGAGTAGAactcaaacatttttatttaatttgctaaGCCAGAAATTAGGCAAATCAATACTATGTATGAATGTAAACATCAACAaattcttaaaatcttttttttttttttcccctacaggGATAGCCCACAGCTATTCCACGGATGGGCACATTTGGAAGTTTGGTTCTAAAacctaaaagaagaaatttaggaataggaacagctccagcttccagctcccagtgtgagtgacacagaagacgggtgatttctgcattttcaactgaggtaccaggttcatctcactggggagtgttGGACAGTCtgtgctggtcagtgggtgcagcccaaccagtgagagctgaagtaGTCccaggcattgcctcacctgggaagtgcaatggggaagggaattccctttcctagccaagggaaactgagacacacaatacctggaaaattgggtaactcccaccctaatactgtgcttgagagaagaagacttcagtcgatcaaacgtctcagagctaaaggaggaactacgtacccagtgcaaagaaactaaaaaccttgaaaaaagaatggaagaatgggtaactagaataatcaatgcagagaagtccataaatgaactgagagagatgaaaaccatgacacgagaactacatgaaaaatgcacaagcctcagtaactgacttgatcaactggaagaaagagtatcagtgattgaagatcaaatagatgaagtgagaagagaagtttagggaaaaaagagcaaaaagaaatgaacaaagcctccaagaaatattggattatgtgaaaagaccaaatttacgtctgattggtgtgcctgaaagtgatggggagaatggaaccaagttggaaaacactctgcaggatatcatccaggagaacttcctcaacctagcaaggtaggccaacattaaaattcaggaaatacagagaacactgcAAAGACACtcttcaagaagagcaactccaagacacataattgtcagattcaccaaagttgaaatgaaggaaaaaatgttaagggcagccagagaggaaggtcgggttacccacaaagggaagcccatcagactagccataagtagaaagctgaaactgggtccTTTTCTTACTcctgatacaaaaattaattcaagatggattagagacttaaatgttagacctaaaaccagaaaaaccctagaagaaaacttagctaataccattcaggacataggcatgggcaaggacttcatgtctaaagcaccaaaagcaacggcaacaaaagccaaaattgacaaatggaatctaattaaactaaagagcttctgcacagcaaaagaagctaccatcagagtgaacaggcaacctacagaatgggagaaaatttttgcaatcttctcatctgacaaagggctaatatccagaacctacaaagaactcaaacaaatttacaagaaaaaaacaaacaaccccatcaaaaagtgggcaaaggatatgaacagacacctctcaaaagaagacatttatatagccaacagacacatgaaaaaatgctcatcatcactcgccatcaaagaaatgcaaatcaaaaccacaatgagataccatctcacgccagttacaATGGtgattgtaaactagtttaaccattgtggaaaacagtgtggcgatacctcaaggatctagaactagaaataccatttgacccagccatcccattactgggtatatacccaaaggattataaatcatactgctataaagacacatgcacacatatgtttattgcggcactattcacaatagtaaagacttggaaccaacccaaatgcccatcaatgatagactggattaagaaaatgtgacacatatacaccatggaatactatgcagccataaaaaaggatgagtttttgtcctttgtagggacatggatgtagctggaaaccatcaatttcagcaaactattgcaagaacaaaaaaaaaaccaacactgcatgttctcactcataggtgggaattgaacaatgagatcacttggacacaggaaggggaacatcacacatcggggcctattgtggggagtcgggagggggaggaatagcattaggagatatacctaatgtaaatgacgagttaatgggtgcagcatatcaacatggcacatgaatacatatgtaacaaacctgcatgttgtgcacatgtaccctagaacttacagtataattaaaaaaaaaaaaaaaaaaagaaaaacaagcagagaaacaaaaattgatatagaaaaaaatgtcaggCTTATGCACTAAATTATCCACAATTAGTTTAATTATGAATGGTCTATCAAGAGACAGATAATAGAAGAGTGTATTTAAAAGTATGACCCTTTCGTATATGTTTCTTGTATGCTGTGtacaagaaactcacttgaaATTTACCAATCCAGGGCAGGCCaaattaaaaggatgaaaaaagatatattacACAAACATTAATGCAAGGAAAGCAAGAGTGCTTGTATGTATATCagataaagcaaagaaaattaccagaaacAGAGAGATTATGTAATGATCAAAGGTTTAATCTGTGAAGAAGACAgcaattttaaaagtgtattcaccaaacaacagagcttcaaaatatgtgATGTGAAAATTGCCAGAACTAAGGCGGGTCGGGCTCGGACCTGCGCTGCCTCAGGATGTAAAGTGTAACAAGGTGGCCCGGGGATGGGGGGAATGGGGGGCCGCAGCATGGGTCTGTGAGGCCTATGGGGTGCCCGCGTTCCCCAGCGGCCCCCGCAGCCGGCTCCGCAGTGGTCCACTCCGGTTGGTTGCCGCCTGCGGATTCGGATTCCAGACCCAAGGCTGCGTGTTCTCCAGCGTTTGTTGTGGCCGGTGTTACTGCGGTGATCCCAGAGCAGTTTGGCGCTATGGAGGAGCCCAGCGCTACCCCTCAGCCCTATTTGGGATTGGTCCTGGAGGAGCTAGGCAGGGTTGTGGCAGCACTACCTGAAAGTAGGAGACCAGATTCGGATCCTTATGATTTTCCATGGGAATTGGTGGTATGTGCAGCTGTTGTTGGATTTTTTGCTGTTCTCCTTTTTCTGTGGAGAAGTTTTAGATCGGTTAGGAGTCGGCTTtatgtggaaagagaaaaaatacttgCTGCAACGCTTTCTGGactaattgaagaaaaatgtaaactactTGAAAAATTTAGCCTTATTCAAAAAGAATACGAAGACTATGAAGTAGAGTCATCTTTAGAGGATGTCAGCTTTGAGAAGGCGGCAGCAGAAGCACGAAGTTTGGAGGCAACCTGTGAAAAGCTGAACAGGTTCAATTCTGAACTTGAGGATGAAATCCTCTGTCTAGAAAAAGAGttcaaagaagagaaatctaaacatTCTCAACAAGATGAATTGATGGCGGATATTTCAAAAACGATACAGTCTGTACAAGATGAGTCAAAATCTCTCAAATCACAAATAGCTGAAGCCAAAATCATTTTCAAgatttttcaaatgaatgaagaaCGATGGGAGATAGCAATAAAAGATGCTTTGAGTGAAAATTCTCAACTTCAGGAAAGCCAGAAGCAGCTTTTGCAAGAAGCTGAAGTATGGAAGGAACAAGTGAGTGAGCTTAATAAACAGAAAGTAACATTCGAAGACTCCAAAGTACACGCAGAACAAGTtctaaatgataaagaaaatcacaTCAAGACTCTGACTGGTTGCTTGCTGAAGATGAAAGATTGGGCTGCTGTGCTTGGAGAGGACATAACGGATGATGATAACTTGGAATTAGAAGTGAACGGTGAACCGGAAAATGGTGCTTACTTAGATGATCCTCCAAAAGGAGCTTTGAAGAAACTGATTCATGCTGCtaagttaaatgtttctttaaaagccttagaaggagaaagaaaccaCATTATTATTCAGTTATCTGAAGTTGACAAAACAAAGGACGAGCTTACAGAGCATATTAAAAATCTTCAGACTCAACAAGCATCTTTGCAGTCAGAAAACATGTGTTTTGAAAGTGAGAATCAGAAACTTCAATGGAAACTTAAAATAATGACTGAAttatatcaagaaaatgaaatgaaactccACAAGAAATTGACAGTAGAGGAAAATTACCAGatacaggaagaagagaaactttctaaagtggaaaaaaagatCAGCCATACCATTGAAGGGCTGGAGACCTATAGAAAGCTAGCCGAAGATCGTGAAGAAGAATTGGAGAGAactattaatttttatcaaaggCAGGTTATTTCCTATGAGAGAAAAGGACATGTTAATTGGCTGGCAGCTCGGACTGCTGAAAGAAACCTCAgtgatttaaggaaagaaaatgctaacaacagacaaaaattaactgaaacaGGGTTTAAATTTGCACTTTTAGAAAAAGATCCTTCTGCACCTGATGTTTCAAATACAGCATTTGACAGAGAGCATTCCCCATATGGTCCCTCACCATTGGGTCGGCCTTCATCTGAAACGAGAGCGTTTCTCTCTCCTCAAACTTTGTTGGAGGGTCCACTCAGACTCTCACCTGTGCTTCcggggagaggaagaagaggccCAAGAGGCCCAGGGAATCCTCTGGACCATCAGATTACCAATGTAAGAGGAGAACCAAGCTGTGATACATTAACTGATCCTCACAGGGCTCCTTCTGATACTGGGCCCCTGTCATCTCCGTGGGATCAGGAACGAAGGATGATGTTTCCTCCACCAGGACAATCATATCCTGATTCAGGTCTTCCTCCACAAAGGGAAGAcagattttattctaattctgaTAGACTGTCTGGGCCAGCAGAACTCAGAAGTTTTAATATGCCTTCTTTGGATAAAATGGATGGGTCAATGCCTTCAGAAACGGAATCCAGTAGAAATGATGCCAAAGATGATCTTGGTGATTTAAATGTGCCTGATTCATCTCTCCCTGCTGAAAATGAAGCAACTGGCACCGGCTTTGTGCCTCCACCTCTAGCTGCAATCAGAGGTCCATTGTTTCCAGTGAATACAAGGGGCCCGTTCATGAGAAGAGGACCTCCTTtccccccacctcctccaggaaccATGTTTGGAGCTTCTGGAGGTTACTATCCACCAACGGATTTCCCAGGTCCACCACATGCTCCATTTGCAGTGAGAAACATCTATCCACCGAGGGGTTTTCCTCCTTACCTTCACCCAAGACCTGGATTTTTACCTCACCCTCACATTCTGAAGGTAGAAGCGAGTTCCCTTC
The sequence above is a segment of the Theropithecus gelada isolate Dixy chromosome 14, Tgel_1.0, whole genome shotgun sequence genome. Coding sequences within it:
- the LOC112607109 gene encoding LOW QUALITY PROTEIN: endoplasmic reticulum export factor CTAGE5-like (The sequence of the model RefSeq protein was modified relative to this genomic sequence to represent the inferred CDS: inserted 1 base in 1 codon) → MEEPSATPQPYLGLVLEELGRVVAALPESRRPDSDPYDFPWELVVCAAVVGFFAVLLFLWRSFRSVRSRLYVEREKILAATLSGLIEEKCKLLEKFSLIQKEYEDYEVESSLEDVSFEKAAAEARSLEATCEKLNRFNSELEDEILCLEKEFKEEKSKHSQQDELMADISKTIQSVQDESKSLKSQIAEAKIIFKIFQMNEERWEIAIKDALSENSQLQESQKQLLQEAEVWKEQVSELNKQKVTFEDSKVHAEQVLNDKENHIKTLTGCLLKMKDWAAVLGEDITDDDNLELEVNGEPENGAYLDDPPKGALKKLIHAAKLNVSLKALEGERNHIIIQLSEVDKTKDELTEHIKNLQTQQASLQSENMCFESENQKLQWKLKIMTELYQENEMKLHKKLTVEENYQIQEEEKLSKVEKKISHTIEGLETYRKLAEDREEELERTINFYQRQVISYERKGHVNWLAARTAERNLSDLRKENANNRQKLTETGFKFALLEKDPSAPDVSNTAFDREHSPYGPSPLGRPSSETRAFLSPQTLLEGPLRLSPVLPGRGRRGPRGPGNPLDHQITNVRGEPSCDTLTDPHRAPSDTGPLSSPWDQERRMMFPPPGQSYPDSGLPPQREDRFYSNSDRLSGPAELRSFNMPSLDKMDGSMPSETESSRNDAKDDLGDLNVPDSSLPAENEATGTGFVPPPLAAIRGPLFPVNTRGPFMRRGPPFPPPPPGTMFGASGGYYPPTDFPGPPHAPFAVRNIYPPRGFPPYLHPRPGFLPXPSHSEGRSEFPSGLILPSMEPATEHPEPQQET